The window TTCAAACAGATCTTCTGTTAGCTACAGTTAAAGAACTTTCATTGAAACATGGACTTGTCTCAGATGATTTAGTTGTTATTGGCTATTCTAATGGAGCTAATATCGCAGCTCATGCGATGTTAGAGCGTGAAAATAGTTTCCAAACAGGCATTCTATTTCATGCAATGTCTTTAGGAAAACATGAAGCTAGTTTTGATTTGACAAATAAAAACGTCTGGTTATCAGCTGGAGTCAATGATCCAATCGTCCCTAAATCAGAATCTGATGCTTTAATTAAGGCATTTGGTAATCGTGGCAGTGTTGTGGAAACATTGTGGACAACTACAGGACATCAATTAACCTACGATGAAGTATTAGCTGCTAAACAATGGTTACAACAAAAACTAGCTGCAAATGGTGAGTCCCATGATTCATTATAATAGTGATGATTTAACAGCAAAACAGCAATATAAATTTTTAAGTGGTAGCATTGTCCCAAGACCAATTGCTTGGATTACAACATTAACCGCTGATGGAAACACTGTAAATCTAGCACCTTTCAGTTTCTTTAGTGGTGTATCAAATGAATTGCCTTTAGTCTCTATTGCCATTATTAGAAAAAATGGCGAATTAAAGGATTCTGCTAGAAATCTACTTGCAACGAAAGAAGCCGTTATTCATATTGTTGACGAAACCTTAGTTGAACAAATGAATCAAACTTCTGCAAATTTACCTGCCGACCAAAGTGAAGCCACCTTAGCTAATCTGACCTTAATTGATAGTCAATCAACTAAAGTTCCTAGCCTTGAAGCAGCCAAAATTCGTTTTGAAGCTAGTTTATATAATCATTTGCCGATTACAAATGAAGCAAATGAAATTATCACAGATTTATTTATTTTAAAAGTAAGTGATTTTTACTTTGCCGATTCAGTTTTCAATTCAGAAAAAGAGTATATTTTAACAAAAGAATTAGCGCCAGTCGCTCGTTTAGCTGGAAATAATTACGCAACGTTAGCTGAAGAATATACGATTGTACGACCTAGTTAAAAAAAATAATGCCTTGAAAAAGTTAGCGATACACGACTAATTTTTTCAAGGCTTTTTGCTTTGTCTATCGATAGTCGTAAAATAAAGGACATTTGGTTGAAATTTGTAAAGAATAGACCAGCCTAAATTGTATGATTAGAATATAGAAGAAACTGCCTGAAATTCATTTTTGCAAATGGAAATTCCAGACAGTTCCTTCCTTCAATTAAAGTACATTCCACTGACTATTCTCAATAAACTGATCCGCTTCATTGTTAGCTAGCTGAATAATTTCAGCAGGATACTCCATTAGTGAAAGCAATTTAATTGCATTTCTAGTAGTTGCAGCGCCTTGATGAACTTGGTAGTCAAAGAAAATATCTTCATCTGTCACAGTTTCTCGGAAATGAACATTGTCGCAATCATTTTTCAGGATTTCCGTTAATTCAATATCATGTGTAGCAATAAAAGCTAGTACATTTTGTTGAGATAGCCAATGAACGATTGCTGCAGATGCTGAGATTCGCTCAATGGTGTTAGTTCCCTTTAATATCTCATCTACAAAACAGAGACATGTTGTTTCTGGACTAATCTGAGAAATCATGCGTTTTAATGATTTTATCTCAGCAATAAAATAACTTTCCCCTGCAAATACGCTATCCTCCACAGCCATAGAAGAAATAACTAATGATGATTTCAACTGAATTTCTTCAGCAAATGCAGTATGGATTGTTTGAGCTGTAATCGTCGATAGCGCAATTGATTTTACATACGTTGATTTCCCAGAAGCATTTGAACCCGTCACTAATGTATTTTTCTGCCAATCAACTGGGTTTGCTACTGGTTTTGATAATAATGGATGGTACACATTTTCTGCTAGAACTTGCGCATGTTGACCAAAAGTTGGAACTGTCCAATAAGGCAATTGTTGTCTAAAACTTGCGACACCACAAGCTGAATCTAAGCGCCCTAGAATTTCCCATAACTCTAACAAAGTTTCTTCTTTTTTTACTAAAACTTTCATCACTCGTTGGTAATTAATAAACGGTAGCAAAAACAGCATATTCAAATATTCTACGATAAAATCTGTTTCTGGCGTTCCTGTTTTTGTTAACACCCCACTGGCACCTTTTTTAGCACCTTTTAACTTATGATAGCAGGCAGTTAACTGGTTTTTCTCAGGAGACTCTATCTTAGATAATTGGCTGGCTGCTTGAATCATACCTGATATATAGTTCAGGGCATTTAATTCTCGCTCCACTTTTTCTTTTTTAGTATAATAGGTAATAATATTGAAAAGTAAACAAGCAACTAAAGCACCTATTCCTAAATAAACATTCACAAACAAGAGAAACAAACTCAAAATAGGCAACACTCCTAGAACATAGTACAGGCTCCCATTTGGCAACTGATAATTACGTGCATTATATAAATAAGCAGCCGTTTGATTATGATCTTTTTTCCCTAGCATGGCCAAATGAAATTGAATTTTTTGACGTTCAGAAGGATTTTCTGTCATAAATGTTGTTAATTTTTCAAATTCAGTTAACTTATCCGTATCCAGCTGAATTTCACGCATCATCCCATATAAGTATTCTGAACCTACACTTGAATACGTTCGATTAACAGCACGATACACCGATTCTAAATCCAAATCATACCAAGTTCCATCGTCTACTATATTTTTAGACGGGTGGTATTTTTGTTTCATTTTCCAATATATCTCCACACTATTTAGTTGATCCACTCCTAATTTCGTCATAGGAGCTTGCCCCCAGCCAGATTTAATCTCATTTTTTAACCGTTCTTTACCAATGAAAGAAAGAATCTGAGTAAATAAAAAAATGCCAAGTATCGATCCAGCAATGTAAATCCCAATAATCATAGTTGTTTCCTCCTATTTTCAAGCCATTCTACCTAGATATCTAAAGCAAAAGACACCTCTTAAAAGCTAAAAGGTGTCTATTTTTATTACATCTATCTTTATTATACTGTAAAAGATAGCCATTTTTCTTTAATTTCACCAAATGAAACTGGTTTTGCAAAATAAAATCCTTGATAAATATCACAATTCAGCCCATCCATATACTCAACTTGCTCCAATGTTTCTACTCCTTCAGCTACAACACGAATCCCTAATTTATGTGCCATCTGAATCACACCATCCACAATTACTTGAACTTTAAGATCTGTCAAAATCTTATTGATGAATAAACGATCCAATTTCATAATATCAATTGGCAAAATATACAAATAGGACAATGAATTAAAACCTCTGCCAAAGTCATCCAAGCTAATTTTAATACCTAATTCTTTCATTTCAGCCAAATTACCCAGGGCTACAGTAAAATCAGGAAACTCACTACGCTCTGTAATCTCAATTTCAAGATTCTCTGGATGAATTAAGTCAAATTTTAGTAAATTCAAAATTCGTTTAATATGGTTCTTACTCACTAATTCACTGGAATTCATGTTAACTGATATGGAAAAATCCAAATTCACTAACTCAGGTGAATTTAAGGCCCTCACAACTTCATGAAAAAGGAAAATTTGCATTCGTTCCATTTCACCAATTGCAAGAACGATATGTAAAAAAGCATCTGGCAGTAACAATTCATCATTAACTTTTAAACGCATTAAAGCTTCAGCACCAATAATTTTTCTGCTTTTATTTTCAAATTTAGGTTGATAATAGAGTACATAGTTTTGTTCTTGAATAGCTAATTTAATTTCAGTTTCACTAATTTTACTTTTCATTGAAGCTTCCCTACTTTCTCTCTCATTTCCTAAACCAATACTTAAGAGTCTATATAATAGCATATACTTATACTAATAAAAACGGTAACAAAGGTCTGGTCCAACTTTCCCCGATGATGTTAGATATTCTTCCCTTGTTACCATTTTAACATAAAATAATGAAAGATAAATAGATATTTATACATTTAAATAACATTTTCACTAATTGTGTCATGGATTTCTGACTAAAAATTAGCGGCTTTCAATCTTCGCCAATCGCAACCAATTATAATAACCATAGCTACTATTAAATAAAAATGCTGTCCACATTGCCACCATACTAGCATTACCAGCGACAATCCAAAGAGCAATTGAGAAAACATTGACAACAATCCATAACAGCCATTGTTCTTTATAACGCCATGTCATTAAAATTTGAGCAACAACACTTAACGACGTAGTAATACTATCTAAATAAGGGCTATTGCTACCAAAATAGGCTAACATACTCCCAAATAAATACCAAGAAACAATAACAGTAACAATTGTTATCACCCATTGTTTTAGACTCAATCCCTTAACCTCAACTACAGAATTATCCTTCTCGACTTTCGTTGTCATATTTTTTCGCCAAACACTAACACCAATTATCTGCATGATAAAATAGAATAAATTTAATAACACTTCTCCATACAAAACATATTCAATACTTAGCAATAAATATAAAGAAATCTGAATAAATCCAAAGAAATAGTTACTAATCTTTCCCTTCGCCACAAACGTCACACATAAAACACCACTAATTCCAGCAATAACTCCCATTAGACTTTCCGGATTAAAATAAAAAACTACTACTTGTAACAACAGCAATAAGCAAATATATATTTTCTCAAAGTTAGTCCATCCACTAAATAATTCGCGCCTTATCTTTTCTACCATCTGTCATCGTCTCCTTTTATTTTGACTATTTTTCTTACAATTGGTCAATAACGTTGCGCGCCTCCATAAAAATCTGATTGGCATCCCCTGTCAAAATTGTGTATTTCTTTTTCGTTGCCTCTAAACGTGTCTTCATTTGTTGATAAATCTCCCAACGCTGACTTTCATAATTACGTGTTCCATCTTGAATGAAATCCAAATCAGGCTGAATTAATAAATAAGCATCGTAACTTTCATCTTCAGCAATTGCATTTAATACAGCCAATTCTTGTGCTTCATACATACTTAACCAGACCTGAGTCACAATCGTTTCTGTATCGATAAACAAATAATTTCTAGCTGTTTTTACTTTCTCCGATTCCTCGGTTTTTTGACGATACGTTAAGGTTCGATAGTCCTCTAAATCAAAAACAGTTCCTAATCCGCCACCATATTCCTCCCATAAAATACGTCCATATTCTTCCACTTTCTCTGTTTGATACCAGTGGGCTAATTTTCTAGTTAACGTTGTCTTCCCGCTACTTTCTGCACCTAAAATCGCTACTCGTTTGACAAAATAAGGACGAACTTCAGCAGGCAGCAGATCCCAAGACTCCTTAATCCCTCTTTCTAAAATAGCCGTTACTGAATTCCCACTAGCCCTTTCCAATGTTTCAATCTGACATCCTGGATAAAGCAGCTTAAAATAGGCTTCATAACTTGATTCTCCACTAAAAATATGAGTAATCGGACCTGTTAGTGCTAGCATTTCTTGACTACTCTTCTTCCAATCCTCATAGTCAAAAGTATTAGGACTTGGCAATGAGAATACCGTTATATGCTCTAAATCCTTAGTAATCATACGCCACCATCGCTCCCTTAAAACAGGAGTAATTGACTTTATTCCAGCCTTTTGATAACGCATAGCTTCAAATTCTTCATCATATAAAATCACAATATAAAGATGATCTACCATAGAATAGGCTTCTAACATACTCTTTACATGTCCTTGATGAACTAGATTAAACTTTCCTGGAAATAATCCTACTTTCATCTCTTCACATCCTCAATTCAAATTTAATTGATACTTATCATAAACATACTGTTTAATTGTTTTACGTGCAAATTGATAACGGTCATAAAAACCTTCTGAATCTGTGGTATCATTGCCAGTTTGATCCAATAAAACCACCTTATCTAGCAGTTGATTGCGCTCAATTTCATCCATAAATAATTGATGCATTTGCCACCGACTTGTGTCGTCAGCATAACTCATATCTCGAAAGGTATCATTGACATACTTTGTAATCGGTGGAATCACAAAGATGATATCCCATTGTTGCTTCGCAATTAATAAATCAAAGCTTGGTGCTAGTTGTTGATATTCCTTTTGATTACAATAATATTTTGTATAGACTTTCGTAACCATTACATCGGTATCTGCAAAAACTAATCCATTATTTTCCTGACTCATAATCGCATTTTTATTTTGCTCAAACTGCCCTGCTCCCATATAGTTAAAGTCATTAATCGTTAATTCTTCATCTCGCACATTGTAATGTTCTTCATAACGTCTCGCATATTCATCCGTATACGGACTGCCAAAACTTAAGGCCAAATCTTGAACTAAAGTTGATTTCCCACCACTTGCTGATCCCATTACTAAAATATTAGTTGAAAAAACCCGACGAAATGGAAAAGCAATATAATTCCAATATTTCATTGGATTCTGTCTGATTTTTGTTCCAGAGATTGGGACAGTTGAGCGATCTACCAATACAACCTGATCCTTTGTACGTGCGGTTAATTCAGCTGCATACTCTTTCTCTCCAACATACCAGGTCATAGTTTCAGGAACGTCGCGGGTAGCTTCCTTAATTTTTAGTTGAACTCCGGCTAACCACTCTGACCAACCATTTGGGTACTCTGGCATGTGGGTTTCATCCAAATAAGTGACAAAAATATTCTCATCCTTAGCAAATAATTCCCGCATATAACGAAATCGTTTTATTAAAGTTAAGCCAACTTCTGTCCCACGATCATTCTCTTTTCCACAAACAACGACAATACAAGCTTCATTTTCTCTTTTGCCTCGTATAATCATCTCCATATGACCTAAATGACATGGAGCAAACGTACCAAATACGATTCCAATTTTTTTCCCATTAAGTGTATTTTTGCTTAATTTACTCATTTTAGTTAACTCCTGTTCTATAAAAGTATTTTTTACCTTTATTTTTCTGTAATAAAACTGAGAGCTTTTCTCTCAGCTAAGGATGTATCCTATTATTTTAAGTAAGGAATATTTAGCGCATAGAATTTTGAAGGTCGTCCTACGCCAGTTGGTCGTTCATCTACTTCCTTCACAAATTTCAATAAATCTTTCTTAAAATTTGAGTGGTCAATCGTACGATAATCAACACCTAAAAATTTTGAAAAAACTTTGCGGGCTTCTGTAATTGTAAAGCTTTCACCAAGCACAGTTAAAACACGAGGCTGATAATACATTTTACCAATAATCCGATTAAAAGCTGTACTAATGATTTTCACATGGTCAAAGGCTAAACGTTCTGGACTTTCATCTAGCATCTCTTCTTTTTTTATATCCACTTGAATCTCAATATCATCAGCACTTAAGCATAATTGATCGCCTTTAAGTTGAATATTAAACCACTTCACATCACTGGCATCATCACCAGCAGTTAATGCTTCTTGATTCAGAAAAGCCAGATAGCTTGTTGTAATCACCCATCCTCGAGGGTCACGGTTTGGTGTGCTAAATGTATAAAGTTGTTCTATATTCAATTCCGTTAATTCCACGCCAGTTTCTTCTTTTGTTTCACGTAAACAACTTTCACCTGTTGATTCACTCGGATTCACAAAACCACCTGGAAGTGCCCATGAATCTTTAAAAGGATGAGCCTTACGCTTGATTAAGAGCATCTTCATCTGATCTTCTTCACGATTGTAAGAAAACATAACATTATCAATCGTAACAGATGGTGTTTCATATTTTGGCAAATCCTGTGACTTATACCATTTGATAAAATCCGCTTCACTTGCTTCTGTTTCATAATATTTTTTTTCTGCTTGAGCATTTTCAAATTGCATTTCGTTCACCTCTTGAATTAATAAAAGTATTTTTTACCTTTATTCTTTTTTTTTAACTATAACACCTATATTTATATCTGTCAAACATTTTCATAAAATGCTCAAGTTACTATCTATATTCTATAAGAACTACTAAAAAAGTAAAGGTTTTTCTTTTGCAAAAGAAAAAGCCTCTTCAAAAATCCATTTGAAAAGGCATTCTCCTAATATTTAAGCTAATTGATGTTCTACAAAACTACGATATAATTCATGATTGGCAACCAACTCCTTATGAGTTCCCATACCAGTAATCTCACCATGCTCAATAAAAATAATCTTATCTGCATGAACAATTGTTGATAAACGATGAGCGATAATAAAGGTTGTCCGCCCTTCCATTAAATTACTTAATGCTTGTTGTACCACACCTTCTGATTGACTATCCAAGCTAGCAGTTGCTTCATCTAACATTAAAATCTTAGGATCTCGTAAAAAAGCACGTGCAATTGAAATTCGTTGACGTTGACCTCCAGAGAGCTTCATCCCACGCTCGCCTACATCGGTTTCCAAACCACTAGGCAATTCACGAATAAATTTATCTGCATACGCTTGTTTCGCTACTGCCCACAGTTGATCTTCAGAGATTTCCAGATCCAATCCATAAATCAGATTCTCACGGATTGTTCCTGAAAACATCGCACTTTCTTGCGAAACATAACCAATCTGACGACGCCAAGAAGAAAGAGAAATATCTGTTAAAGGAGTATCTCCAATAACGATCTGTCCTTTTTGTGCAGTATAGTAACGTTCTAATAAAGAGAACATGGTTGTTTTTCCAGAACCACTAGGACCTGCAAAAGCAATTACTTCTCCAGGATTTGTTTCAAAATTAATATTTTTTAAGATTGGCTCCGTTTCAATGTAATCAAAAGAAACATCCTTCACCTGAATCTTTTGTCCAACAACATCATAGTCCAATCCTTTAGCTAAATCTTCACTTTCCATCGCTAAAATATCACTAATTCGCTCTGTTGCCCCTTTTGCTTTTTGCAATTGAGTAAAGAAAGTAACAAATGACGTCACAGGAAAAATAATTTGGAATAAATACAATAAAAAAGCAAACAAAGTTCCCGTTGACAAGCTACCTTCTTGAACCCGAATCCCACCATAAACAATAATAGCCACAATAAGTGACATCATTACTAAGAAAATAAGCGGACCTAAAATAGCAAACAAACGTGCTTCTTTTAAGCCGAATTTAAAAAGACGATGAATTCCGTCCTTCCCTTTTTTGATTTCTGTTTCTTCTCCATTAGAAGATTTCATTAAACGGATCTCTGATAAAGTTTGACTAACAATTCCCGTAAAATCTGCAGTTTCATTTTGAGTTGCTTTGGAAATCTTAGCCATTCTAGAACCTAATGGCGCCACAAATATTCCCGCTAAAGGAACAGCTATCAGCATAACCAAGGTCATCTTCCAGTCCATAATCATCAAAATCGTCACCGCACCAATAATTGAAATAATCCCATTAATGAATTGAGGAAAATGTTGTGTAATCAATTCCTTCACTAAGGTAGTATCGTTAATCAGACGGCTTACAATTTCACCTGTTTTAGTTTCATCAAAGTACGCTACAGGCAGATGTAATAATTTTTTCCAGACCTTTTCTCGTAAACTTGCTACTGTTTTTTGTCCCATATAGCTAAGCATATAGGTTGATATTCCATCAGCCAGGGCCTGAAAAAGAAATGCTGCTACGATCCCAGCAATCATTAACCCACTTAATGAAGCAAAGGAAAAATCATCAATTAAATTCTTAGTAAACAAAGGAACAAGAAGTCCAATAATTGTAGTTATCAAGCTGAATAGTAGTGCAATGAAGATAAAAATCTTCTTAGGTTTCGTATCATTTAATAGTTGGAAAAAAGTTTTCCATGAAGTCTTTTTATTTGTTTCGATTATCCTCACGTCCTTGCTTAATTTTATCTTTACATTATAGCCTGTATTTACTATTTCTCCTAGCTAATTTCAGTAAAATCATCCTTAAGTAGGAGTCCTTCTTAATTGATAAACTTTTTACTTCTATTTGTAAAGCCTATGTATCAACAACTTACTTTTTACTTTTTTTCTATTCCTAAAATAATTGGAAATTTAGAAATTGAAAAAAAACTTCTGAAGATTAGTTGAATCCTAATGCTTACTTTAGGACACACTCTATCATCAAAAGTTTTTTTAACTTATCTTCTAGACTCAATTAACTAACTGCCTCATAAACCCAGTTAATTGCATCATCTTCACAAGTTTGGAAAGTAACCCGTTCACCGCCACCTGTTCCAATCATTCTTTCCCAGTAATTCACCTGATCACGGACACCTATTGCATAATCATCTACTTCAAAAATACGATTAACAGTATAAACTGTTGGTACTCCATTGCCATCTGTAATCGTCACTTGACTACCTATACCTAAGTTAAATAACGTACTAAAAACCCCGGGACTATGACCAATAAGATGAGTATTTAGACCATCCGTCCCTGATTGAATAGAGGCTCCGCCCCATGTAGATGCAACTGGGTTACTATCAATAATGGCTTGGCCATTACCTTGACCACCATTTTGATAAGAAATTGTCGCACCGGCCATATAGATTGTCATAGGTGCATGCTCTGGTAATTGCGTTGATGGAGAAGTGGTTGATCCTTCCGTAACAACTGGGGGTTTCTCATCACTAACTGCTATGTTACTTGGTTCTACTAGTTTCACTATAGGATTAGTTTCAACAACTAGTGGCGCCACAACTATAATCTTTCTAACTTTTTCAGTTTTATTTCCCGATTTATCTACAACATCATAGATCAAAGAATAGGTACCCACTCGTTTAGTATCCACCCTACCATCCACCGTAATTCTTTGCGTTATATTCCCATCCACTGTATCAGTCGCTAGCACATTCAGCATTGGATCAAATCCATCTCCAACAGTGAGTTTTTTATCTACTGTATCAATGGTCGGCTTCGTTGTGTCTTGAATAATAAAATCAATTTTTTTCTTAGCTTTATTTCCCGAATAGTCATTTGCTTCAACAGTTAGTGATTGCCTACCAACTTTTTTCGTATTAATATTTTTAAACTTCATCATACTTGTCAAATCACCATCTACATTATCTAGAACAGTAACATAATCTATGAATTGAAAATCTGAACCTGCTTCAATTGTTTTTTCATTGGTAATTATTTCTGGAGCCTTTTGATCAAGTACTTCAACATATATTTTCTTATTAAAACGATTATCCTGATTTGTCGTCAACTCTAATGTTAATGGATACACACCAAATTCCTCAGAATTAACCTCACCATTGAGAATAACAACACGTTTAATCTCTTGATTTTTCAATTGTTTTTTTATTTGTTCTTCAGTTATTTTCTGACCATAGGATAATGGAATGGAACGAATTTCAATGGTTGGTTGTCTTTCTTCTGAATAAGCTGCAAACCCAGTTCCTAAAATTGCTACACCACCTAAAATAGATAACATTAATTTTTTGTGTGTGTACATTTTATCCCAACTTTCTACCAATTAATAAAATAACGATAATAATTAATTAATACATGTATTCCTCACTCTATACTCCATTAAAACATATGCGTCTTCATAATTACATACTATAATAAAATAACTATAAAACTAAAGAAAAAAGCACTAAAAACATAATTAAATTCATTATAAAATCTAATTAAAAAAATATAACAATCACAATATCACGAATTTTAAATAACAAATCTCTTTTTATCATTATTTTTAAATCGTGAAATAACCTACAAAAATATATATTCCCTTTATTTATTCACCTTAATAAAATAACACGTTAATGCATTTTTAATCATCTTTAACTAGATCTCATGTTATACTATTACAATGAAAGGGTGAAAAAAATGCAAAAAAAAGTATTAGCAGTTCATGACCTATCGGGAATTGGAAAAGTGGCTTTAACTGTCACATTACCGATTCTATCTATCTTAAAAATTGAATCCTGCGTATTGCCAACTGCTTTATTATCAACACATACTGGTGGACTTGGGCAAAATACCTACCTAGACTTAACCGACGAAATGAAAAAAATCATTCATCATTGGGAAACATTAAACATGCGCTTTGATGGAATCTATACTGGTTACCTAGGAAATCCGAAACAAATCGACTTAGTCTTAGAAGCTATCGATCAAATGCAAGGCTCTGATTGTCCGATTATTATCGATCCTGTTATGGCTGACTCTGGTAAACTTTATCGTGGATTTGCTGTAGATTATCCAGAACAAATGAAACGCCTGTGCCAAAAAGCTACGATTATTATGCCGAATTTAACTGAAGCTAGCTTGTTATTAAATGAACCTTATGTTGAAGGTCCTTATACAAAAGGATACATCGAAGGACTCATGAGAAAATTAAGTCAATTAGGTCCCAAAAACATAATCCTAACTGGCGTTTATTTTGATGAATCTGAAATTGGCGCAGCCTCTTATGATCGTCAAACAGATGAAATTCAGTATGTCTTAAATCAAAAATTCCCTGGGCATTACTTTGGAACTGGCGATATTCTTGCTAGTATTGTGACTGGATTAACTTTATCAAATGTGGCTTTGCATGAAGCTACTAAAGTTGCCGTTGATTTTGTTGGAGCAGCTATCCAACAAACCATTACCGATGAAAAAGATCCAAAATTCGGCGTAAGCTTTGAAGGAGAATTACCCTCATTATTGCCTTATATTCTCAATTAAATAGTAAAAAGGAGTCTGATTATGTCAAATTCAGAACGTTCAAAAACCTATGATTTAGTTTTAGCTGGTTTATTTGCTGCTATTACTTTTTTAGGTGTTCAAGTCTTTAGAATCCAATTACCCGCTGCTGTTGGAGCACCATTTATTCACTTTGGAAATGCTTTAGTTGTTTTATCTGTTCTCATGTTAGGTTTTAAATACGGAGCACTTGCTGGAGCAATGGGATTAGGGATTTTCGATATGCTAAATGGCTATGCTAGTTTTGCGATTTTCACTATTACAGAAGCGATTATTGTGGCTGCTGTTGTATCTATTTTATTTAATTTATTAGGTCGCAATGATAAAAAAGTCTCAACGATTATTGTTGTCGCCATTGCTGCCGGAGTAACTAAAATTATCGAATCCTACGTAGAAGGAATTATTGTTTCCTTGATTGCTGGTACTAGCTTTAAAGTTGCTTCAATTGCTTCATTCGCTAGCTTATATGTAACTGTTATTAACTCAATTTCAACTGTGATTCTCGTTTCATTGCTTTACTATCCAATGAAAAAAATTATGGAACGTAGTCTAAATCGTTCACTTTAAAAAATAGTTCATTTTGCTAAGAATTCTCGTAACATCTTAGTCAAATGAACTATTTTTTTATTGCTTAATTTCCGCTAAAAAACGAACATTCAAAAAAAGCTCTTGCTAATAAAAATAAGGCATGCTATACTTCTTCTCGAGTCATCAAAACTAAACTGAAAGGAGCAGACATCATGAAAACTACCGTTAGCAGATTACAATATGATTCTA is drawn from Carnobacterium gallinarum DSM 4847 and contains these coding sequences:
- a CDS encoding NUDIX domain-containing protein; this translates as MQFENAQAEKKYYETEASEADFIKWYKSQDLPKYETPSVTIDNVMFSYNREEDQMKMLLIKRKAHPFKDSWALPGGFVNPSESTGESCLRETKEETGVELTELNIEQLYTFSTPNRDPRGWVITTSYLAFLNQEALTAGDDASDVKWFNIQLKGDQLCLSADDIEIQVDIKKEEMLDESPERLAFDHVKIISTAFNRIIGKMYYQPRVLTVLGESFTITEARKVFSKFLGVDYRTIDHSNFKKDLLKFVKEVDERPTGVGRPSKFYALNIPYLK
- a CDS encoding ABC transporter ATP-binding protein, producing the protein MRIIETNKKTSWKTFFQLLNDTKPKKIFIFIALLFSLITTIIGLLVPLFTKNLIDDFSFASLSGLMIAGIVAAFLFQALADGISTYMLSYMGQKTVASLREKVWKKLLHLPVAYFDETKTGEIVSRLINDTTLVKELITQHFPQFINGIISIIGAVTILMIMDWKMTLVMLIAVPLAGIFVAPLGSRMAKISKATQNETADFTGIVSQTLSEIRLMKSSNGEETEIKKGKDGIHRLFKFGLKEARLFAILGPLIFLVMMSLIVAIIVYGGIRVQEGSLSTGTLFAFLLYLFQIIFPVTSFVTFFTQLQKAKGATERISDILAMESEDLAKGLDYDVVGQKIQVKDVSFDYIETEPILKNINFETNPGEVIAFAGPSGSGKTTMFSLLERYYTAQKGQIVIGDTPLTDISLSSWRRQIGYVSQESAMFSGTIRENLIYGLDLEISEDQLWAVAKQAYADKFIRELPSGLETDVGERGMKLSGGQRQRISIARAFLRDPKILMLDEATASLDSQSEGVVQQALSNLMEGRTTFIIAHRLSTIVHADKIIFIEHGEITGMGTHKELVANHELYRSFVEHQLA
- a CDS encoding immunoglobulin-like domain-containing protein — translated: MYTHKKLMLSILGGVAILGTGFAAYSEERQPTIEIRSIPLSYGQKITEEQIKKQLKNQEIKRVVILNGEVNSEEFGVYPLTLELTTNQDNRFNKKIYVEVLDQKAPEIITNEKTIEAGSDFQFIDYVTVLDNVDGDLTSMMKFKNINTKKVGRQSLTVEANDYSGNKAKKKIDFIIQDTTKPTIDTVDKKLTVGDGFDPMLNVLATDTVDGNITQRITVDGRVDTKRVGTYSLIYDVVDKSGNKTEKVRKIIVVAPLVVETNPIVKLVEPSNIAVSDEKPPVVTEGSTTSPSTQLPEHAPMTIYMAGATISYQNGGQGNGQAIIDSNPVASTWGGASIQSGTDGLNTHLIGHSPGVFSTLFNLGIGSQVTITDGNGVPTVYTVNRIFEVDDYAIGVRDQVNYWERMIGTGGGERVTFQTCEDDAINWVYEAVS
- a CDS encoding pyridoxamine kinase, which translates into the protein MQKKVLAVHDLSGIGKVALTVTLPILSILKIESCVLPTALLSTHTGGLGQNTYLDLTDEMKKIIHHWETLNMRFDGIYTGYLGNPKQIDLVLEAIDQMQGSDCPIIIDPVMADSGKLYRGFAVDYPEQMKRLCQKATIIMPNLTEASLLLNEPYVEGPYTKGYIEGLMRKLSQLGPKNIILTGVYFDESEIGAASYDRQTDEIQYVLNQKFPGHYFGTGDILASIVTGLTLSNVALHEATKVAVDFVGAAIQQTITDEKDPKFGVSFEGELPSLLPYILN
- a CDS encoding ECF transporter S component, with translation MSNSERSKTYDLVLAGLFAAITFLGVQVFRIQLPAAVGAPFIHFGNALVVLSVLMLGFKYGALAGAMGLGIFDMLNGYASFAIFTITEAIIVAAVVSILFNLLGRNDKKVSTIIVVAIAAGVTKIIESYVEGIIVSLIAGTSFKVASIASFASLYVTVINSISTVILVSLLYYPMKKIMERSLNRSL